Proteins from one Pyramidobacter piscolens W5455 genomic window:
- a CDS encoding sugar transferase encodes MEKIFAEAEAMILISGKSYLPLKRLMDIVGALVALLIFSPLMIRVALRVKRELGSPVVFAQPRPGRGEKIFLNYKFRSMRQAVDASGRPLPDQERLTPFGRELRRSSLDELPELWNVLKGDMSLVGPRPLLVDFLPLFGEEEARRHSVRPGLTGLAQVSGRNAMSWEKRLQYDLEYVDRLSLWLDLKILWRTVAAVLRRDGIDAGEGETVIAPPTEIKRPRALEKIKGAKDRPS; translated from the coding sequence ATGGAAAAAATCTTCGCGGAGGCCGAGGCCATGATCCTGATCAGCGGAAAAAGTTATCTGCCGCTCAAGCGGCTTATGGATATTGTCGGGGCGTTGGTGGCGCTGCTGATTTTTTCCCCGCTGATGATCCGGGTCGCGCTGCGGGTGAAACGGGAGCTGGGCTCTCCCGTCGTCTTCGCTCAGCCGCGCCCCGGACGCGGCGAAAAGATTTTTCTGAACTACAAGTTCCGCTCCATGCGCCAGGCCGTCGACGCTTCGGGGCGCCCGCTGCCCGACCAGGAACGCCTCACGCCGTTCGGCCGCGAGCTGCGCCGTTCGAGCCTCGACGAACTGCCCGAGCTGTGGAACGTTCTCAAGGGCGACATGAGTCTCGTCGGGCCGCGGCCGCTGCTGGTCGATTTTTTGCCGCTTTTCGGCGAAGAGGAGGCGCGCCGCCACTCCGTCCGCCCGGGGCTCACGGGGCTGGCCCAGGTCAGCGGGCGCAACGCCATGAGCTGGGAAAAGCGCCTCCAGTACGATCTCGAATACGTCGACCGCCTCAGCCTGTGGCTCGACCTCAAGATCCTCTGGCGCACCGTCGCCGCCGTCTTGCGCCGCGACGGCATCGACGCCGGCGAAGGGGAAACGGTCATCGCGCCGCCGACGGAGATCAAGCGCCCCCGCGCGCTCGAAAAGATCAAAGGCGCGAAGGACCGGCCGTCATGA
- a CDS encoding ATP-dependent helicase: MKDILGGLNAVQREAVTATEGYVRVIAGAGSGKTRALSRRFAWLVNGLGVMPGHILCVTFSNKSANEMRQRIHALTDDNDTGYVNTFHGFCVSVLQEDSHAVQYPKSFIVLDNSDIDDILRIIYAERGLTLRDMTFAEARDMFEIRKLFKEPLYCRDMIALPLERLRKKYEEAAEPADILFYGYLYQQKKCFGLDYNDLIVFTLHIFEREPEIRRKWQQRLEYIMIDEFQDIDGLQYRLMEALCGFHKNLFVVGDPDQTIYTWRGASVRYLLDFDARHLGTRTIMMMENYRSTPQILAAANSLIDANETRVKKDLLPVRAPGGPVRCFHGETAEDEARWIAAEIEKLREAGAPYKSCAVLYRAHYLTRSLEAAFLKEKIPYTIYAGVQFYDRAEIKDALAYLRLVAYRDDLSFRRVVNAPRRNMGARRMAFLEEQAASRGCSLWDALTATLDDEIFKGTRAAAFVSLIERFSAAPVLPVSEALSGLLDESGYEAMLRTDGAQQRLDNLAELKQAVHEYETTCGEESGVADYLRHAALFTDGDRAESADTVRFMTVHAAKGLEFSRVFLCGMNEGVFPTRRTRTLQAMEEERRLAFVAMTRARDALCLTEADGRTLDGSPRYPSRFILDIDQGLLQYVAPPRPGLIEEARDRIAESERQLRRDSRIEALPPGTAVTHPVFGPGVIVEADAGELCYTVRFDRLATPRRLSFKAPLTRS, encoded by the coding sequence GTGAAAGACATTCTCGGAGGGCTGAACGCGGTCCAGCGCGAGGCCGTGACGGCGACGGAAGGCTACGTGCGCGTCATCGCCGGCGCCGGATCGGGCAAGACTCGCGCCCTGTCGCGGCGTTTCGCCTGGCTGGTGAACGGGCTGGGCGTGATGCCGGGGCACATCCTCTGCGTCACCTTCAGCAACAAGTCGGCCAACGAAATGCGCCAGCGCATCCACGCGCTCACCGACGACAACGACACCGGCTACGTCAACACGTTTCACGGCTTCTGCGTCTCCGTCCTGCAGGAGGACAGCCACGCCGTACAGTATCCGAAAAGCTTCATCGTCCTCGACAACTCCGACATCGACGACATCCTCAGGATCATTTACGCCGAGCGCGGCCTGACGCTGCGCGACATGACTTTCGCCGAGGCGCGCGACATGTTCGAGATCCGCAAGCTCTTCAAGGAGCCGCTGTACTGCCGCGACATGATCGCCCTGCCGCTGGAGCGGCTGCGCAAAAAATACGAGGAAGCCGCAGAGCCGGCGGACATTTTGTTTTACGGCTATCTCTATCAGCAGAAGAAATGCTTCGGCCTCGACTACAACGACCTGATCGTTTTCACGCTGCACATCTTCGAGCGCGAGCCGGAGATCCGCCGCAAGTGGCAGCAGCGCCTCGAATATATTATGATCGACGAGTTCCAGGACATCGACGGGCTTCAGTACCGCCTCATGGAAGCCCTTTGCGGCTTCCACAAGAACCTGTTCGTCGTCGGCGACCCCGACCAGACCATCTACACGTGGCGCGGCGCCAGCGTCAGGTACCTGCTCGACTTCGACGCCCGCCACCTGGGCACGCGCACGATCATGATGATGGAGAATTACCGCTCCACGCCGCAGATCCTCGCGGCCGCCAACAGCCTGATCGACGCGAACGAGACGCGCGTCAAAAAGGACCTGCTCCCCGTGCGCGCTCCCGGCGGCCCCGTGCGCTGCTTTCACGGCGAGACGGCGGAGGACGAGGCGCGCTGGATCGCCGCCGAGATCGAAAAACTCCGCGAAGCGGGCGCGCCCTACAAGTCGTGCGCGGTGCTGTACCGCGCCCATTACCTGACGCGCAGCCTGGAAGCGGCGTTTCTGAAGGAGAAGATCCCCTACACGATCTACGCCGGCGTGCAGTTCTACGACCGCGCCGAGATCAAGGACGCGCTCGCCTACCTGCGCCTGGTCGCCTACCGCGACGACCTCTCCTTCCGCCGCGTGGTCAACGCGCCGCGGCGCAACATGGGCGCGCGGCGCATGGCCTTTTTGGAAGAACAGGCGGCGTCTCGCGGCTGCTCGCTGTGGGACGCGCTGACCGCGACGCTGGACGACGAGATCTTCAAGGGCACCCGCGCCGCCGCCTTCGTGAGCCTGATCGAACGGTTTTCCGCCGCCCCGGTTCTGCCCGTCTCGGAAGCGCTGTCCGGCCTCCTTGACGAGAGCGGCTACGAAGCCATGCTGCGCACCGATGGCGCCCAGCAGCGCCTCGACAATCTGGCCGAGCTGAAACAGGCCGTCCACGAGTACGAGACGACCTGCGGCGAGGAAAGCGGCGTCGCCGATTACCTCCGCCACGCGGCGCTGTTCACCGACGGCGACCGCGCCGAGTCGGCCGACACGGTGCGCTTCATGACCGTGCACGCCGCCAAGGGGCTGGAATTTTCCCGCGTGTTCCTGTGCGGCATGAACGAAGGCGTGTTCCCGACGCGCCGCACGCGCACGCTGCAAGCGATGGAGGAAGAGCGCCGCCTCGCCTTCGTCGCCATGACCCGCGCCCGCGACGCCCTCTGCCTGACGGAAGCCGACGGCCGCACGCTCGACGGTTCGCCGCGCTATCCGAGCCGCTTCATCCTCGACATCGACCAGGGACTTTTGCAGTACGTCGCGCCGCCGCGCCCCGGCCTGATCGAAGAGGCCCGCGACCGCATCGCCGAGAGCGAAAGGCAGCTGCGCCGCGACAGCCGGATCGAGGCGCTGCCGCCGGGCACGGCCGTGACGCACCCCGTCTTCGGCCCCGGCGTGATCGTCGAAGCGGACGCGGGCGAACTGTGCTACACGGTGCGCTTCGACCGCCTCGCCACGCCGCGCCGCCTCAGCTTCAAGGCGCCGCTGACGCGATCGTAG
- a CDS encoding Fic family protein, producing MPIREKALTAAACFHARFENIHPFADGNGRTGRLVMNYLLVLHGHPPVTVHEEDRRSYYAALEAWDREKNRRSKPGQSSSPAQKRKTAAPDYEPRGAGGATKSTKKFRPFRPREPERANFLRSV from the coding sequence ATACCGATCCGCGAAAAAGCCCTCACGGCCGCGGCCTGCTTCCACGCCAGGTTCGAGAACATTCACCCGTTCGCGGACGGAAACGGGCGCACCGGCCGTCTCGTCATGAATTATCTGTTGGTACTGCACGGGCACCCGCCCGTCACCGTTCACGAAGAGGACCGCCGGAGCTATTACGCCGCGCTCGAAGCGTGGGACAGAGAGAAGAACAGACGGTCAAAACCTGGGCAAAGCAGCTCGCCCGCGCAAAAGAGAAAAACCGCCGCGCCGGACTATGAACCGCGCGGCGCCGGCGGCGCAACAAAGAGCACAAAAAAATTTCGCCCGTTCCGGCCGCGCGAACCGGAACGGGCGAATTTCTTGAGGAGCGTATAA
- the tpx gene encoding thiol peroxidase: protein MQERKGTVTMKGTPLTLVGPELKVGDKAPDFVVVDTAMAPKSLKDYEGKIKVLSVTPSLDTPVCDLQATWFNEDTAELGDVYVLNVSMDLPFALKRYCAAKGFDKVATLSDHREASFGTAYGVLLKELRLLARAVFVVDRDDVIRYVEVVPEATNSIDYDKLLKAVKALA from the coding sequence ATGCAGGAAAGAAAAGGCACCGTTACGATGAAGGGCACTCCGCTCACGCTGGTCGGGCCGGAGCTGAAAGTCGGCGACAAAGCGCCCGATTTCGTCGTGGTCGATACGGCCATGGCGCCCAAGTCGCTGAAAGATTACGAGGGCAAGATCAAAGTGCTCTCCGTCACGCCGTCGCTGGACACGCCCGTCTGCGATCTGCAGGCCACGTGGTTCAACGAGGACACGGCCGAGCTGGGCGACGTGTACGTGCTCAATGTCAGCATGGATCTGCCCTTCGCGCTGAAGCGCTACTGCGCCGCCAAGGGCTTCGACAAGGTGGCGACGCTCTCCGACCACCGCGAGGCTTCGTTCGGCACGGCCTACGGCGTGCTGCTCAAGGAACTGCGCCTGCTGGCCCGCGCCGTGTTCGTGGTCGATCGCGACGACGTGATCCGCTACGTCGAAGTGGTGCCCGAGGCCACGAACTCCATCGACTACGACAAGCTGCTGAAGGCCGTCAAGGCGCTGGCGTAA
- a CDS encoding serine hydrolase, which yields MPENWKGGVLRAIAGADGGAPAAAVYDGAADMRLVYNGGRLVPAGLMAALPALWNLFERVEAGEFALEDALPGASMTWEEAARAVCGGGVEAANALIGALGTEAVNAAARRAGMEQTEILRPVGENESLRGNVTCAEDAAGFFRRLLDREGLPDASCRRLLALMSESRSDDKFASVGGKCLARFGASFPGSEYDAGVLCPDGQRPVIAAALVMLQPDREKGERFCRRVAEAVCGERMQA from the coding sequence ATGCCTGAAAACTGGAAGGGCGGCGTCCTGCGGGCGATCGCCGGCGCCGACGGCGGCGCGCCGGCGGCGGCCGTTTACGACGGCGCGGCGGACATGCGGCTTGTCTATAACGGCGGCCGTTTGGTGCCCGCCGGTCTGATGGCGGCGCTGCCGGCGCTGTGGAACCTGTTCGAGCGCGTCGAAGCGGGGGAGTTCGCGCTGGAAGACGCGCTTCCCGGCGCTTCCATGACATGGGAAGAGGCGGCCCGCGCCGTCTGCGGCGGCGGAGTGGAAGCGGCCAATGCGCTGATCGGCGCGCTCGGCACGGAAGCGGTCAACGCCGCGGCCCGGCGCGCCGGCATGGAGCAGACGGAGATCCTCCGTCCGGTAGGGGAAAACGAATCGTTGCGGGGCAACGTCACCTGCGCGGAAGACGCGGCCGGATTCTTCCGCCGCCTGCTGGACCGCGAGGGGCTGCCGGACGCTTCCTGCCGCCGCCTGCTGGCGCTGATGTCGGAATCTCGGAGCGACGACAAGTTCGCTTCCGTGGGAGGGAAATGCTTGGCGCGTTTCGGCGCTTCGTTTCCCGGCAGCGAATACGACGCCGGCGTCCTCTGTCCCGACGGCCAGCGCCCCGTGATCGCCGCGGCGCTGGTCATGCTGCAGCCGGATCGCGAAAAGGGCGAACGCTTCTGCCGCCGCGTCGCCGAAGCCGTCTGCGGCGAGCGCATGCAGGCATAG
- a CDS encoding phosphate ABC transporter ATP-binding protein codes for MNLCARIENLNVSTGAQVILDGLSLECPDRAITVLVGRSGSGKTTLLRSLNRLNEHFPALRTSGRVEVKIGGRLRSVVDGDLPLPELRRRAGMVFQSPNPLPLSVARNVLLPLQLTLGVRGAEAEGRMERALEQVGLWAEVAGRLNHPAAALSGGQQQRLCLARTLALEPDVLLLDEPTASLDRRAAEVVEDLLLSLKERYPIVMVSHSLIQARRLADRLAVLRGGVLCRTFDAGELPAGGEGELFIERLL; via the coding sequence ATGAATCTGTGCGCGCGCATCGAAAACCTGAACGTCAGCACCGGGGCGCAGGTCATTCTCGACGGGCTGTCGCTGGAATGCCCCGACCGGGCGATCACCGTGCTGGTAGGGCGCTCCGGCTCGGGCAAGACGACGCTGCTGCGGTCGCTGAACCGTCTCAACGAGCATTTTCCGGCGCTGCGCACGTCGGGGCGCGTCGAGGTGAAGATCGGCGGGCGGCTGCGCTCCGTCGTCGACGGGGATTTGCCGCTGCCGGAGCTGCGCCGCCGCGCCGGCATGGTTTTTCAGTCGCCCAACCCGCTGCCGCTGAGCGTCGCGCGCAACGTGCTGCTGCCTTTGCAGCTGACGCTGGGCGTCCGCGGCGCGGAGGCCGAAGGGCGCATGGAACGTGCGCTCGAACAGGTCGGGTTGTGGGCGGAAGTCGCCGGACGCCTGAATCATCCCGCCGCGGCGCTGTCGGGCGGCCAGCAGCAACGGCTCTGCCTGGCGCGCACGCTGGCGCTCGAGCCCGACGTGCTGCTGCTGGACGAGCCGACCGCGTCGCTCGACCGACGCGCCGCCGAGGTCGTCGAAGATCTGCTGCTGTCGCTGAAAGAACGTTATCCGATCGTAATGGTCTCGCACAGCCTGATCCAGGCGCGCCGCCTCGCCGACCGACTCGCCGTGCTGCGCGGCGGCGTGCTCTGCCGGACTTTCGACGCCGGCGAGCTGCCCGCGGGCGGCGAAGGCGAGCTGTTCATCGAACGTCTGTTGTAA
- a CDS encoding PstA family ABC transporter permease, whose protein sequence is MRSRALAVLSWCAALIVPTAIGAMLWHLCLRGGPALGLDLFFGDAPPLAALLGQRPVWDGIWPAAAGTLSLLALTMALALLPGVGCGVYLACFAAPRAKRWLSLAVDLLAGVPSIVMGLFGFMLILLLRRLFAPEATTCLLLSAFCLALLVLPPLAITTRTVLESLPDGLRLTGEALGLTPWQTARYLLLPAGGRGILGGVMLALGRAAEDTAVIMVTGAVANAGLPAGLTAKYEALPFFIFYISAQYADQSDLRRGFGAALVLLILSGALLLCAHALQRSLERKWKGVRP, encoded by the coding sequence ATGAGGAGCCGGGCTCTGGCGGTCCTCTCGTGGTGCGCGGCGCTGATCGTGCCGACCGCCATCGGAGCGATGCTCTGGCACCTGTGTCTGCGGGGCGGTCCGGCGCTGGGGCTGGATCTGTTCTTTGGCGACGCGCCGCCGCTGGCAGCTCTTCTCGGGCAGAGGCCAGTGTGGGACGGCATCTGGCCGGCGGCCGCGGGCACGCTCTCGCTGCTGGCGCTGACGATGGCGCTGGCGCTGCTTCCCGGCGTCGGCTGCGGCGTGTACTTGGCGTGCTTCGCCGCTCCGCGGGCAAAGCGCTGGCTCAGTCTGGCGGTCGATCTGCTGGCGGGCGTGCCCTCGATCGTGATGGGGCTGTTCGGCTTCATGCTGATCCTGCTGCTGCGGCGGCTGTTCGCGCCCGAGGCCACCACGTGTCTGCTGCTGTCGGCGTTCTGTCTGGCGCTGCTGGTGCTGCCGCCGCTGGCGATCACGACGCGCACGGTTCTGGAAAGCCTGCCCGACGGTCTGCGCCTGACGGGGGAAGCGCTGGGGCTGACGCCTTGGCAGACGGCGCGCTATCTGCTGCTGCCCGCGGGCGGCCGCGGCATTCTCGGCGGCGTGATGCTGGCGCTGGGGCGCGCGGCCGAAGACACGGCGGTGATCATGGTCACGGGCGCGGTCGCCAACGCCGGGCTGCCCGCCGGGCTGACGGCCAAGTACGAGGCGCTGCCGTTTTTCATCTTCTACATCTCGGCGCAGTACGCCGACCAGAGCGACCTGCGGCGCGGTTTCGGCGCGGCGCTGGTATTGCTGATCCTCTCGGGGGCGCTGCTGCTGTGCGCCCACGCGCTGCAAAGGAGCCTCGAACGAAAATGGAAAGGAGTGCGCCCATGA